A genomic stretch from Vibrio neptunius includes:
- a CDS encoding TcfC E-set like domain-containing protein, which yields MKSNPLAIILFCWSLMGAPFCIANEVYPSGFSDFFIERKKNVAVSLGDIRQAQTISALASYEQIRVEKDDEGYRQLRQFLTRYDVKSRIVDDILTDLTQGVGIDSECQGRLATCTLEMADHAKYVFDYDTSVLRIVLPIGALDRTISEHDFASPFSENYGLIHWMNLYASSDFEDHQYVTLSNSLIGGLPLGYINIDTQYSEQYDFELYQALYTAELEGNHRLQVGKNRYSVNFNATDYLSNHAELSGLSVYLASSRNLYKSSVSDYQRIDFFAPQAGQLEVYRGEQLLFNKIINQGAQHISYAELPKGTYQLTLTLKVSGNEILKETRQVVNNNTYFINPGEWDYAVGLGRWDEESTLSNRDYYRALMTYRLDDRWFLSSGLTGTSSEQYYQAGAQYYWGDQGTLDYALGAFSQGGNFQYGRFSLSPLFIDYQQLDLPSGASELSQALYGSYSYRDIGLGVSGAFLGGNGYLRIGWYESEREASRVSVDTQQQLIYGGWSRSAFGGVFDISAQYSAQPGFDDNYSIMISWSMPLDDRYSVSSTIQVNDDGDIQNQNQLRLSQSGDNWSSYGAFGVTNNDTDQMSIDLTGSASGKSRWAKGSSYFYLNDKGDKTLSLGMSGTQAWGQQGVMFSPEKGQAFLHVAKSVTEVETEPMPLKSYISYSDRLAKRFSLVDQQVIPLTDYQTIQLKVDDSGFPIVLDESEFETFVYPGSVLYFSPSVTYLDSSLLILDNLEGKAILDAQCLGSGCINIEPVASDGVFRVSHLKGQPFNVVSKQGLCVFDKAPNDHAAKGYCLPGLEWLGKKETVTPKTRWTT from the coding sequence ATGAAGTCCAATCCGTTGGCCATAATACTCTTTTGCTGGTCGCTAATGGGGGCACCCTTTTGTATCGCTAACGAAGTTTACCCCTCAGGTTTTAGCGACTTTTTTATCGAGCGCAAAAAAAATGTAGCGGTCTCACTAGGGGATATTCGTCAAGCTCAAACCATTTCAGCTCTGGCAAGCTACGAGCAGATCAGAGTAGAGAAGGACGACGAAGGATATCGACAACTGCGTCAATTTCTAACCCGATATGACGTGAAAAGCCGCATTGTAGACGATATCTTGACCGACTTGACACAAGGTGTCGGAATTGACTCCGAGTGTCAAGGTCGCCTTGCGACTTGTACACTAGAAATGGCAGATCATGCCAAGTACGTATTTGATTATGACACATCGGTACTGCGAATCGTTCTTCCTATCGGCGCTTTGGATCGCACCATCTCTGAGCACGATTTTGCATCACCCTTTAGTGAAAATTATGGCCTCATTCACTGGATGAATCTTTACGCCAGTAGTGATTTCGAGGATCACCAATATGTGACACTTTCGAACTCACTGATTGGCGGTTTACCTCTGGGTTACATCAACATCGACACGCAATACAGCGAACAATACGATTTTGAACTCTATCAGGCGCTGTATACCGCGGAACTGGAAGGAAACCATCGACTTCAGGTGGGTAAAAACCGGTACAGTGTCAATTTTAACGCGACCGACTATTTAAGTAACCACGCTGAGTTAAGTGGGTTGTCAGTCTATCTAGCTTCCAGCCGAAATTTGTATAAAAGCAGCGTCAGTGACTATCAGCGTATCGACTTTTTTGCCCCGCAAGCTGGGCAACTTGAGGTTTATCGAGGCGAGCAATTGCTGTTTAACAAAATCATCAACCAAGGCGCACAGCACATCAGTTACGCCGAACTCCCGAAAGGTACCTATCAACTAACGCTCACCCTTAAGGTCTCTGGCAATGAGATCTTGAAAGAAACAAGACAGGTTGTAAATAACAATACCTATTTCATTAACCCAGGAGAGTGGGACTATGCTGTAGGGCTAGGACGCTGGGATGAGGAGTCAACCCTGTCAAACCGTGACTACTATCGGGCTCTTATGACCTACCGCTTGGACGATAGGTGGTTTTTGAGTAGTGGTCTGACAGGCACTTCAAGCGAGCAATATTATCAGGCTGGTGCACAATACTACTGGGGAGACCAAGGTACACTCGATTATGCTTTAGGCGCTTTTTCACAGGGTGGTAATTTCCAGTATGGGCGTTTCTCTCTCTCGCCGCTGTTTATTGACTACCAGCAATTGGATTTGCCATCTGGTGCAAGCGAATTGAGCCAAGCCTTGTACGGTTCTTACTCATACCGTGACATTGGGCTTGGCGTGTCTGGCGCATTCTTGGGGGGCAATGGTTACCTTCGAATTGGTTGGTATGAAAGTGAAAGGGAAGCCAGTCGCGTCAGTGTCGACACTCAGCAACAGTTGATCTATGGCGGTTGGTCACGCTCTGCATTTGGTGGTGTCTTTGATATTTCTGCGCAGTATTCGGCACAACCCGGCTTTGACGATAACTATTCCATTATGATCTCTTGGTCGATGCCTTTGGACGATCGTTACTCGGTATCTTCGACCATACAAGTCAACGACGACGGGGATATTCAAAACCAAAACCAACTCCGATTATCTCAAAGTGGCGACAATTGGTCGAGTTACGGAGCATTTGGGGTCACTAACAATGACACTGATCAAATGAGTATTGATCTCACCGGCTCTGCATCAGGCAAGAGTCGCTGGGCAAAAGGAAGCAGCTACTTTTACCTCAATGACAAAGGAGACAAAACCCTGTCCTTAGGGATGTCGGGGACTCAGGCATGGGGCCAACAAGGGGTAATGTTTTCGCCTGAAAAAGGCCAAGCCTTTCTGCACGTGGCTAAATCGGTCACAGAGGTTGAGACTGAACCCATGCCTCTTAAGTCATACATCAGCTATTCAGATCGCTTAGCTAAGCGCTTTTCGTTGGTTGACCAACAGGTAATTCCATTAACCGATTACCAGACAATACAACTCAAAGTGGATGACTCTGGATTCCCCATAGTGTTGGATGAAAGCGAGTTTGAGACATTCGTTTATCCAGGTTCGGTGCTCTACTTTTCTCCTAGCGTTACCTACTTGGACAGCTCACTACTGATTCTCGACAACTTAGAAGGCAAAGCGATATTGGATGCCCAATGTCTAGGTAGTGGTTGCATCAATATTGAGCCCGTAGCCAGTGATGGTGTATTTCGGGTAAGCCACCTAAAAGGCCAGCCTTTCAACGTAGTTTCTAAACAGGGACTCTGTGTATTCGACAAGGCGCCAAACGATCATGCAGCGAAAGGGTATTGCTTGCCGGGGTTAGAATGGCTTGGTAAGAAGGAAACCGTCACCCCCAAAACACGCTGGACAACTTAA